One genomic segment of Polyodon spathula isolate WHYD16114869_AA chromosome 17, ASM1765450v1, whole genome shotgun sequence includes these proteins:
- the LOC121330085 gene encoding mucin-2-like, giving the protein MGLRRGVPLWALIWLISLANASTMSGSQPEVQKIGGTKVNIIPGMMKPIISGVNPAHNGRVCSTWGNYHFKMFDGDVFNLPSTCNYVLTSQCKSNYEDFNIQMRRAVVNDLPTISTITMKLEGTVVEFTKNAISVNGKQVTLPFSQSGVLIEKINSYIKVTAKLGLVAIWNEDDSLVLEVDDKYMNQTCGLCGDFNGVQVYNEFIQNGVKISPLDFATFWKMDSPTETCTELTPPSEDKCADLKPLCEQILSNPALVTCKDLVPVDAFVNACVKDMCQCNNTAEHFCLCNTISEYSRQCVHAGGKPQNWRTDQFCSKTCPMNMEFKECGIPCTDTCSNPDRGHHCEDHCTDGCFCPAGTVFDDINHSGCIPLQKCSCSYSGKTYSPGESYSSNCRHCVCNGGQWTCNELDCPGFCSIEGGSHVTTYDGQDFTFHGDCSYVLSKTCQSNAFTILGDIVKCGLTDTETCLKSVTIAIAGGQNVFSINPSGSVYMNGLFAQLPLYTVNVTIFRPSSFYIVVQTSFDLVLEIQLTPIMQVYIIAGPVYKTQTCGLCGNFNNVQTDDFKVSSGVVEGTASAFANTWKTQASCPDVKDTYNNPCSLSVENEKYAQHWCSMLLDTQGPFSACHPVINPATYNKNCMYDSCNCEKSEDCMCAAISSYVRACAAKGVALDGWRSSICTKYSTSCPKTLTYSYNMTSCDRTCRSLSEPDYTCKVNFVPVDGCGCAEGTYMDEGGKCVPPESCPCYNKGSVVPAGEVINRDGAMCTCKQGKLSCIGESSQPNCTAPMVFFDCSNAVKGAHGSECQKSCQTLDMECYSTECASGCMCPEGLLSDGKGGCVSENQCPCIHNGASYKAGETIKADCNTCTCKDRQWQCTDNLCQGTCAIYGDGHYITFDGKRFSFSGDCEYILTQNYCIGNSANGTFRVITENIPCGTTGTTCSKAIKLFLGNNELILSEGHYQVVQRGSGEEVPYKISTMGIYMVIEAKNGLILMWDKKTSIFIKLSPDFQGHVCGLCGNYDGNGQNDFTTRSQAVVVNSQEFGNSWKVSPSCPDAKVIRDPCVSNPYRQSWAQKQCSLIKSKVFTACHAQVDPTPYYDACVRDSCACDSGGDCECFCTAVASYAEACNEAGICVLWRSPEICPLFCDYYNPIGECEWHYKPCGAPCMKTCRNPSGTCSSQIPGLEGCYPECPPNQPYFDEDSMTCVKQEDCGCYDDEGNHYKNGEKVPSTENCQSCLCKSVEVHCSYDVHKCYCTYQGNMYPYGATIYNTTDGLGSCITATCGENGTIDRNITTCPTAHPSSTTGHSTTTIGTTKHTPTVFNFTTPFPTMPTGKSTTAPPSSPTATSESTTSGTTSCLEEICQWSEWYDVSFPTDSNDGDDETYDKIKAKGHSLCAHPLQLQCRAQQYPNTPLGDLGQVVQCNSSFGLKCNNKDNPTTCLNYEISAYCCNLVNCNATTRAPPATSKKSTPLPVTTSTSPGTTTSTPLPVTTSTSTETTTTPLPVTTSTSPGTTSTPRPVTTSTTTSTPRPVTTSTSTETTTTPRPVTTSTSPGTTTTPLPVTTSTSTETPLTTSTEVPYTTSPATTCRRPCQWSQWFDNNFPTLGTAGGDSETYDKIIAAGGKICEKPFEMPSRTECRAEKYPEKIIEDIGQVVTCDIATGLTCKNEDQKGIFPLCYNYQIRFLCCDVYHCESTTSTTPATTTTTSTTSSTFTTSPSIITITKSTPVFKPIVSTTEPTTSTTTVTTTTASTTSSTATTESSTYTSTRKPSPTKPTLSTKTSTSSTVSKPHTTTETSSTTAVAPSSTEKTTLSTTEVSSSTTETVFTGSSLPVTTPTPGSTTTSEVTHISTVCTCHVNGTIYTPGEIIYNNMDNDGWCYTAFCNEKCKIEKYVKECPTTTGPTTISSTTTKPTTSKKTTPYVPETTHQGCDHLNPPRKYHETWKTDKCTIATCEGGSKINMEPVPCKAVEPIECVNGLPPVKVYDESGCCYQYECQCSCYGWGDPHYITFDGTVYNFQGDCTYVLVKQITPKYGNFSVIVENYLCDTAKGLSSCPRSLTVYYKKHEVFMKQLQADGLTKNMIMFDNKPIIPGFSRDGIQISSTGIEISVYIPEINAQVSLRELMFIIQLPYSLFNGNTEGQCGICDNDKKNDCRGPNQVVESCFDSAHDWHLNHCTKPTPPSVKPTTTAKTPSASSSKLPTTTLPTQPPTTACKATICEIIYSNVFKACSQIISPQPFYEACYYDVCQMPDTSIGCSSLEVYASICETVGFCVDWRKFTNGKCNFSCPPTKEYRACGPDVQPTCNSKHNEKHIDQNPPSSSKFTEGCFCPNGTILFNSFTDVCVSSCGCTGADGMPKQPGETWQSNCQDCVCDKDSMSVQCTPHVCTEESPVTCSMEGQERVTEPAGPCCNKTICKCNVDLCSKAQHSCDTGFKLEISIPENGCCPKYTCVPKDVCVFNNTEYQPGSNVPKGTCEECWCSYQIDSASKLLAIDCKPIPCDTECPIGFRYEAIPGMCCGVCVQKECVVMLPDQTAHVIQPGQVWTSPDNNCTRYKCDKNKDQLGLTEIDIFCPPFNPKDCIPGTETLGPEGCCRQCKSATNCNIQKHKTHIESNGCKSNSSVELTSCGGSCGTYSMFSPETHHMMHSCTCCRETKTSEKKVTLSCPDSTAVDYSYTYVEECACQKTECVDSNTSTAPPSGQEVMEAAKGLRARRRRK; this is encoded by the exons ATGGGCTTAAGAAGGGGGGTACCGCTATGGGCCCTGATATGGCTGATATCTCTTGCTAATGCCTCTACTATGAGTG GGTCTCAACCAGAGGTGCAGAAAATAGGCGGAACAAAAGTTAACATCATCCCAGGAATGATGAAGCCCATTATATCTG GGGTGAACCCTGCTCACAACGGCCGCGTGTGCAGCACATGGGGTAACTACCACTTCAAAATGTTTGATGGAGACGTGTTTAATCTCCCGTCCACCTGCAACTACGTCCTCACCTCGCAGTGCAAGAGCAACTACGAGGACTTCAACATCCAGATGAGACGAGCGGTCGTCAACGACCTGCCGACCATCAGCACCATAACCATGAAGCTAGAAGGGACAGTTGTGGAATTCACCAAGAACGCCATCTCAGTCAATGGGAAGCA GGTTACCCTGCCTTTCAGCCAGTCTGGTGTCCTGATTGAAAAGATCAATTCTTACATCAAGGTCACAGCTAAACTCGGGCTGGTTGCCATATGGAACGAGGATGATTCTCTTGTG CTGGAAGTTGATGACAAATACATGAACCAGACGTGCGGCCTCTGTGGAGACTTCAATGGAGTCCAGGTCTACAATGAGTTCATTCAAAATG GTGTGAAAATATCTCCTCTGGATTTTGCAACCTTCTGGAAGATGGACAGCCCAACAGAAACATGCACTGAACTCACTCCTCCATCTGAGGACAAGTGTGCCGATCTG AAACCATTGTGTGAGCAGATTCTGTCCAACCCTGCCTTAGTCACCTGCAAGGACCTGGTACCTGTAGATGCGTTTGTCAATGCCTGCGTTAAAGACATGTGCCAGTGTAACAACACTGCTGAGCATTTCTGCCTGTGCAACACCATCTCTGAATACTCGCGGCAGTGTGTGCACGCTGGCGGCAAACCCCAGAACTGGAGAACAGATCAATTCTGCA GTAAGACATGCCCGATGAACATGGAGTTCAAGGAGTGTGGGATCCCTTGCACTGACACCTGCTCCAACCCTGACCGAGGTCACCACTGTGAGGACCACTGCACTGATGGCTGCTTCTGCCCAGCAG gaacTGTTTTTGATGACATTAACCACAGTGGATGTATTCCGCTACAAAAGTGCTCCTGCAGCTACAGTGGAAAAACATACAGTCCTGGAGAGTCTTACTCCAGCAATTGCCGGCACTG CGTCTGCAATGGAGGACAGTGGACCTGCAATGAGCTGGACTGCCCTGGATTCTGTTCCATTGAGGGAGGTTCCCATGTCACCACATATGATGGCCAAGACTTCACCTTCCACGGAGACTGTTCCTATGTCCTCTCAAAG ACTTGCCAAAGCAATGCATTTACAATTCTCGGGGACATTGTCAAGTGCGGGCTGACAGACACAGAGACCTGCCTAAAGTCTGTCACCATTGCTATTGCAGGAGGACAAAAT GTCTTCAGCATCAATCCAAGTGGAAGCGTTTACATGAACGGGTTGTTCGCTCAGCTGCCATTGTATACAG TCAATGTAACCATCTTCAGACCATCCTCGTTCTACATCGTTGTTCAAACTTCCTTTGACCTGGTGCTGGAGATCCAGCTCACTCCCATCATGCAGGTTTACATCATTGCAGGTCCTGTTTACAAGACACAGACTTGTG GTCTCTGCGGTAATTTTAACAACGTCCAGACTGATGATTTCAAAGTGAGCAGCGGGGTGGTGGAGGGAACGGCCTCTGCCTTTGCCAACACCTGGAAGACCCAAGCAAGCTGCCCAGATGTGAAGGACACTTACAACAACCCTTGCAGTCTGAGTGTTGAGAATG AAAAATACGCCCAGCACTGGTGCTCCATGCTGTTAGATACTCAGGGTCCTTTTTCTGCCTGCCATCCGGTGATCAACCCTGCCACCTACAACAAA AACTGCATGTACGACAGCTGCAACTGTGAGAAGAGCGAGGACTGCATGTGTGCAGCCATCTCCTCGTACGTCCGCGCTTGCGCTGCTAAAGGGGTCGCGCTGGACGGCTGGAGAAGCAGCATCTGCA CCAAGTACTCCACCTCCTGCCCTAAAACGCTGACCTACAGCTACAACATGACCAGCTGTGATCGCACCTGTCGCTCCCTCAGTGAGCCGGACTACACCTGCAAAGTGAACTTTGTACCTGTGGATGGGTGTGGGTGTGCAGAGGGGACCTACATGGACGAGGGAGGCAAATGCGTCCCACCTGAGAGCTGCCCGTGCTACAACAAGGGGTCAGTTGTGCCAGCTGGAGAGGTCATCAACAGGGACGGAGCCATGTG CACTTGCAAGCAAGGGAAACTGAGCTGCATTGGAGAATCTTCACAACCAA ACTGCACAGCACCAATGGTCTTCTTTGACTGTAGCAATGCTGTAAAAGGGGCTCATGGATCTGAGTGTCAGAAGAGCTGTcagacactggatatggagtgt TACAGCACAGAGTGTGCCTCCGGCTGCATGTGCCCAGAGGGTCTGCTTTCAGATGGGAAAGGAGGCTGTGTCTCTGAGAACCAGTGTCCTTGCATTCACAACGGAGCCTCCTACAAAGCTGGAGAGACAATCAAAGCGGACTGCAACACCTG tACTTGCAAGGACAGACAATGGCAGTGCACAGATAACCTGTGCCAGGGTACCTGTGCCATCTACGGAGACGGGCATTACATCACTTTCGATGGGAAGAGGTTCAGCTTCAGTGGAGACTGTGAATATATCCTCACACAG AACTATTGCATTGGCAACTCAGCCAATGGCACCTTCAGAGTGATCACTGAGAACATTCCCTGTGGCACCACAGGGACCACCTGCTCCAAGGCCATCAAGCTGTTCCTCGGG aACAATGAGCTGATATTGTCTGAAGGACACTACCAGGTGGTCCAGAGAGGCTCGGGGGAAGAAGTACCCTATAAGATCAGCACCATGGGAATTTACATGGTCATCGAAGCCAAGAATGGATTAATCCTCATGTGGGACAAGAAGACCAGCATATTCATCAAACTCAGCCCCGATTTCCAG GGTCACGTCTGCGGCCTGTGCGGTAACTACGATGGGAATGGACAGAACGACTTTACTACCCGGAGCCAGGCGGTGGTTGTAAACAGCCAGGAGTTTGGAAACAGCTGGAAGGTCTCTCCCAGCTGCCCCGACGCGAAAGTCATAAGAGACCCCTGCGTCTCCAACCCCTACCGGCAGTCCTGGGCTCAGAAGCAATGCAGCCTCATCAAGAGCAAAGTGTTCACTGCCTGCCACGCTCAG GTGGACCCCACTCCGTACTACGATGCCTGCGTGAGAGACTCGTGTGCCTGTGACTCTGGGGGAGACTGCGAGTGCTTCTGCACGGCCGTCGCCTCCTATGCTGAGGCCTGTAATGAGGCTGGCATTTGCGTTTTGTGGAGAAGCCCTGAAATTTgcc CGCTGTTCTGTGATTACTACAACCCCATTGGCGAGTGTGAGTGGCACTACAAGCCCTGCGGCGCTCCCTGTATGAAGACCTGCCGGAACCCCAGTGGGACGTGCTCCAGCCAGATCCCAGGATTGGAAG GTTGCTATCCAGAGTGTCCACCGAACCAGCCCTATTTTGATGAGGATTCGATGACGTGTGTAAAACAGGAAGACTGCGGTTGCTATGACGATGAAGGAAATCACTATAAAAACGGGGAGAAGGTTCCCTCCACAGAGAACTGTCAATCATG cttgtgtAAATCTGTGGAAGTGCATTGCAGCTATGATGTTCACA AATGTTACTGTACCTATCAGGGGAATATGTATCCATATGGTGCAACAATCTACAACACCACTGATGGCTTAGGAAGCTGCATAACTGCTACCTGCGGAGAAAATGGCACCATTGACAGAAACATCACCACCTGCCCGACAGCACACCCCAGTTCAACAACAGGACACTCAACTACTACCATAGGAACTACCAAGCATACCCCAACAGTGTTCAACTTCACCACCCCATTTCCAACCATGCCAACTG GCAAATCTACAACAGCTCCACCCTCATCACCTACTGCAACCTCAGAATCAACAACAAGTGGCACTACTAGCTGCCTAGAGGAAATCTGCCAGTGGTCAGAGTGGTATGATGTAAGCTTCCCAACTGACAGTAACGATGGGGACGATGAAACGTATGACAAAATCAAGGCGAAAGGTCACTCTCTGTGTGCACATCCATTGCAACTGCAATGCAGAGCCCAGCAATACCCAAATACACCTCTAGGGGACTTAGGACAAGTAGTACAATGTAACAGTTCATTTGGGCTCAAGTGCAACAACAAAGATAATCCAACCACATGCTTAAACTATGAGATCAGTGCATACTGCTGCAACCTTGTGAATTGCAATGCGACAACAAGGGCACCACCTGCGACCAGCAAAAAatcaacccctctcccagtcaccacatctacatcccctggaacaacaacttcaacccctctcccagttaccacatctacatccactgaaacaactacaacccctctcccagtcaccac atctacatcccctggaacaacttcaacccctcgcccagtcaccacatctaca acaacttcaacccctcgcccagtcaccacatctacatccactgaaacaactacaacccctcgcccagtcaccacatctacatcccctggaacaactacaacccctctcccagtcaccacatctacatccactgAAACACCTCTGACCACTTCAACTGAAGTCCCTTACACCACAAGCCCTGCAACCACCTGCAGGCGTCCCTGTCAATGGTCCCAGTGGTTTGATAACAATTTCCCAACTCTGGGTACGGCAGGTGGAGACTCAGAAACCTATGACAAAATCATAGCAGCTGGGGGAAAGATATGTGAAAAGCCATTTGAAATGCCAAGCAGAACTGAATGCAGGGCAGAGAAGTATCCCGAAAAAATAATTGAGGACATTGGTCAAGTTGTGACATGTGATATCGCTACAGGACTAACATGTAAAAATGAAGATCAAAAAGGTATTTTTCCACTGTGCTACAACTATCAAATAAGGTTTCTCTGTTGTGATGTTTATCACTGTGAATCAACAACATCTACAACTCCAGCGACAACTACAACAACATCTACAACAAGTAGCACTTTTACCACTAGTCCCAGTATAATCACCATTACCAAATCAACACCAGTATTTAAACCTATCGTAAGCACCACTGAACCAACAACATCTACAACCACAGTGACAACTACAACAGCTTCTACAACAAGTAGCACTGCTACAACTGAAAGCAGCACCTACACATCAACAAGAAAGCCAAGCCCAACAAAACCAACTTTATCAACCAAGACTTCAACATCTTCCACAGTGTCCAAACCTCATACTACCACAGAAACTTCATCAACCACAGCAGTGGCGCCAAGCAGCACTGAAAAGACAACCTTGTCCACCACTGAAGTTTCTTCTTCAACAACAGAAACTGTATTCACTGGATCAAGTCTACCAGTCACTACCCCGACACCTGGCTCTACAACAACATCAGAAGTAACACACATTTCCACCGTGTGCACCTGCCATGTCAATGGAACCATATATACACCTG GTGAAATTATATACAACAACATGGATAATGACGGGTGGTGTTACACAGCTTTCTGTAATGAGAAATGTAAGATTGAGAAATATGTCAAGGAATGCCCTACTACTACTGGGCCAACAACCATATCTTCAACCACCACAAAGCCAACCACCAGCAAGAAAACAACACCATATGTACCAGAAACCACTCATCAAGGTTGTGATCACCTTAACCCTCCCAGAAAG TACCATGAGACTTGGAAGACTGATAAATGCACAATAGCAACATGCGAAGGAGGCTCGAAAATTAATATGGAGCCTGTGCCGTGCAAGGCTGTGGAACCAATTGAATGTGTAAACGGCCTCCCACCAGTTAAGGTGTATGATGAATCTGGATGCTGCTACCAGTATGAATGTCAAT GCAGCTGTTATGGGTGGGGAGATCCTCACTACATCACCTTTGACGGAACAGTCTACAACTTCCAAGGAGACTGCACATATGTTCTTGTGAAGCAGATCACACCTAAATATGGCAATTTCAGCGTAATTGTAGAAAACTACCTGTGTGACACTGCAAAAGGCCTCTCCTCCTGCCCGCGATCCCTCACTGTGTATTACAAGAAGCACGAGGTGTTCATGAAACAGCTGCAAGCTGATGGACTCACAAAGAACATG ATTATGTTCGATAACAAACCAATCATCCCAGGCTTTTCAAGAGATGGCATCCAAATCTCAAGCACAGGAATTGAAATCAGTGTGTACATCCCTGAGATCAATGCTCAGGTGTCCTTAAGAGAATTAATGTTCATAATTCAGCTGCCCTACTCACTCTTCAATGGCAACACAGAAGGACAGTGTG GAATCTGTGACAACGACAAGAAAAATGATTGCAGAGGACCCAACCAGGTTGTTGAATCCTGCTTTGATTCAGCCCACGACTGGCATCTCAACCACTGCACTAAACCAACTCCACCATCTGTAAAACCCACTACAACAGCCAAGACACCATCCGCGTCGTCATCCAAGCTGCCGACCACTACACTACCCACTCAACCTCCGACAACTGCATGCAAAGCAACTATTTGTGAGATCATCTACAGCAA TGTCTTTAAAGCATGCAGTCAAATAATCTCGCCCCAGCCATTCTACGAGGCCTGTTATTATGATGTTTGCCAAATGCCGGACACCAGTATTGGCTGCTCCAGTTTGGAAGTGTACGCCTCCATATGCGAGACTGTAGGATTCTGCGTGGACTGGAGGAAATTTACTAATGGGAAATGCA ATTTCTCCTGCCCACCAACAAAGGAGTACCGTGCATGCGGACCAGATGTGCAGCCTACTTGCAACTCCAA gcacaatgaaaaacacattgacCAAAACCCACCCAGCAGCAGCAAGTTCACTGAAGGCTGCTTCTGTCCAAATGGGACGATCCTGTTCAACTCCTTCACCGATGTCTGTGTCTCCTCCTGTG GGTGCACTGGTGCTGATGGCATGCCCAAGCAG CCTGGTGAGACGTGGCAGAGTAACTGCCAGGACTGTGTCTGTGACAAAGACTCGATGAGTGTCCAATGCACACCCCACGTGTGCACAGAAGAGTCACCTGTGACTTGCTCCATGGAGGGACAGGAGCGAGTGACTGAACCAGCTGGCCCGTGCTGCAACAAGACCATCTGCA AATGCAACGTGGACCTCTGCtcgaaagcacagcacagctgtgACACAGGGTTCAAACTAGAGATTAGTATACCAGAGAATGGCTGCTGTCCGAAATATACGTGCG tGCCCAAGGATGTCTGTGTGTTCAACAACACGGAATATCAG cctGGATCCAATGTTCCTAAGGGCACATGTGAAGAGTGTTGGTGCAGCTATCAAATCGACTCAGCCTCCAAACTGCTAGCTATTGATTGCAAACCAATTCCCTGTGACACCGAATGCCCGATT GGTTTCAGGTATGAGGCAATCCCCGGTATGTGCTGTGGAGTGTGCGTCCAGAAGGAATGTGTCGTCATGCTGCCAGACCAGACAGCTCACGTGATCCAG CCTGGACAAGTCTGGACAAGCCCTGATAACAACTGCACCAGGTACAAGTGTGACAAGAATAAAGACCAGCTAGGGCTAACTGAGATTGACATCTTCTGTCCTCCATTCAACCCTAAAGACTGCATCCCG GGCACTGAGACACTTGGTCCAGAAGGCTGCTGCCGTCAGT GCAAGTCGGCTACCAACTgcaacattcaaaaacacaaaacccacATAGAGAGCAATGGATGCAAGTCTAATTCTTCTGTGGAGCTGACATCGTGTGGGGGGTCATGTGGAACATATTCCAT GTTTTCACCGGAGACCCACCACATGATGCACTCCTGCACCTGCTGCAGGGAGACAAAGACCAGCGAGAAGAAGGTCACCCTCTCGTGCCCTGACAGCACTGCTGTCGACTACTCCTACACCTACGTGGAGGAGTGTGCCTGCCAGAAAACGGAGTGCGTGGACAGCAACACCAGCACCGCGCCACCCAGCGGGCAAGAGGTCATGGAAGCAGCAAAGGGCCTGAGAGCTCGCCGGAGGAGGAAGTAA